One Cucumis sativus cultivar 9930 chromosome 1, Cucumber_9930_V3, whole genome shotgun sequence DNA segment encodes these proteins:
- the LOC101217385 gene encoding enoyl-[acyl-carrier-protein] reductase [NADH], chloroplastic isoform X2 translates to MSTTTAPNLQMATLGSYKLSSPRGFKGIVTPSLGGHLKAMPWAKLWSVYNVSSLKYFHLNSNTSSSTRFGKIAIKARSGSSENGPIAGLPVDLKGKRAFIAGVADDNGYGWAIAKSLAAAGAEIIVGTWVPALNIFESSLRRGKFDESRVLPDGSLMEISKIYPLDAVFDNPGDVPEDIKTNKRYAGSSNWTVQEVAESVKKDFGTIDILVHSLANGPEVSKPLLETSRKGYLAALSASSYSYISLLKHFVPIMNPGGSSISLTYIASERIIPGYGGGMSSAKAALESDTRVLAFEAGRKNKIRVNTISAGPLGSRAAKAIGFIDKMINYSLANAPLQKELSAVAPD, encoded by the exons ATGTCGACAACAACAGCCCCTAATCTTCAGATGGCCACACTGGGAAGTTACAAACTCTCTTCTCCAAGAGGTTTCAAGGGCATTGTTACACCATCTCTTGGTGGACATTTGAAGGCAATGCCATGGGCTAAACTTTGGAGTGTCTACAATGTATCCTCTCTGAAATACTTTCACCTGAATTCCAACACTTCATCTTCTACAAGATTTGGTAAGATCGCAATCAAAGCGAGGTCTGGATCTAGTGAAAACGGGCCAATCGCTGGGTTGCCAGTTGATTTAAAAG GTAAGCGGGCATTTATTGCTGGTGTAGCTGATGATAATGGTTATGGTTGGGCAATAGCAAAATCTCTTGCTGCTGCTGGGGCTGAAATTATTGTTGGTACATGGGTGCCT GCTTTGAACATCTTTGAATCCAGCTTGCGGCGTGGAAAGTTTGACGAATCTCGAGT GTTGCCAGATGGATCTTTAATGGAGATTTCCAAAATATATCCCTTGGATGCAGTTTTTGACAATCCTGGGGATGTTCCTGAAGAT ataaaaacaaataagcGGTATGCAGGTTCATCTAATTGGACAGTTCAG GAAGTAGCAGAATCAGTAAAGAAGGATTTTGGAACCATCGACATCCTTGTGCATTCACTTGCAAATGGGCCAGAG GTAAGTAAACCTCTCTTAGAGACATCAAGGAAAGGCTATCTAGCAGCTTTATCTGCATCAAGTTACTCCTACATTTCTCTTCTTAAGCATTTCGTTCCAATAATGAATCCAG GCGGGTCGTCAATCTCTCTTACATACATTGCTTCTGAAAGGATCATTCCTGG ATATGGAGGAGGTATGAGTTCAGCAAAAGCTGCACTGGAGAGTGACACACGA GTGCTTGCATTCGAGGCGGGTAGGAAAAATAAGATCCGAGTGAACACCATATCTGCTG gTCCACTTGGGAGTCGTGCAGCAAAAGCAATCGGATTCATTGATAAGATGATAAACTACTCTCTAGCAAATGCACCTCTACAAAAAGAATTATCTGCAG TTGCTCCTGATTGA
- the LOC101217385 gene encoding enoyl-[acyl-carrier-protein] reductase [NADH], chloroplastic isoform X1 encodes MSTTTAPNLQMATLGSYKLSSPRGFKGIVTPSLGGHLKAMPWAKLWSVYNVSSLKYFHLNSNTSSSTRFGKIAIKARSGSSENGPIAGLPVDLKGKRAFIAGVADDNGYGWAIAKSLAAAGAEIIVGTWVPALNIFESSLRRGKFDESRVLPDGSLMEISKIYPLDAVFDNPGDVPEDIKTNKRYAGSSNWTVQEVAESVKKDFGTIDILVHSLANGPEVSKPLLETSRKGYLAALSASSYSYISLLKHFVPIMNPGGSSISLTYIASERIIPGYGGGMSSAKAALESDTRVLAFEAGRKNKIRVNTISAGPLGSRAAKAIGFIDKMINYSLANAPLQKELSAEEVGNAAAFLVSPLASAITGSVIYVDNGLNAMGVGLDSPILDGL; translated from the exons ATGTCGACAACAACAGCCCCTAATCTTCAGATGGCCACACTGGGAAGTTACAAACTCTCTTCTCCAAGAGGTTTCAAGGGCATTGTTACACCATCTCTTGGTGGACATTTGAAGGCAATGCCATGGGCTAAACTTTGGAGTGTCTACAATGTATCCTCTCTGAAATACTTTCACCTGAATTCCAACACTTCATCTTCTACAAGATTTGGTAAGATCGCAATCAAAGCGAGGTCTGGATCTAGTGAAAACGGGCCAATCGCTGGGTTGCCAGTTGATTTAAAAG GTAAGCGGGCATTTATTGCTGGTGTAGCTGATGATAATGGTTATGGTTGGGCAATAGCAAAATCTCTTGCTGCTGCTGGGGCTGAAATTATTGTTGGTACATGGGTGCCT GCTTTGAACATCTTTGAATCCAGCTTGCGGCGTGGAAAGTTTGACGAATCTCGAGT GTTGCCAGATGGATCTTTAATGGAGATTTCCAAAATATATCCCTTGGATGCAGTTTTTGACAATCCTGGGGATGTTCCTGAAGAT ataaaaacaaataagcGGTATGCAGGTTCATCTAATTGGACAGTTCAG GAAGTAGCAGAATCAGTAAAGAAGGATTTTGGAACCATCGACATCCTTGTGCATTCACTTGCAAATGGGCCAGAG GTAAGTAAACCTCTCTTAGAGACATCAAGGAAAGGCTATCTAGCAGCTTTATCTGCATCAAGTTACTCCTACATTTCTCTTCTTAAGCATTTCGTTCCAATAATGAATCCAG GCGGGTCGTCAATCTCTCTTACATACATTGCTTCTGAAAGGATCATTCCTGG ATATGGAGGAGGTATGAGTTCAGCAAAAGCTGCACTGGAGAGTGACACACGA GTGCTTGCATTCGAGGCGGGTAGGAAAAATAAGATCCGAGTGAACACCATATCTGCTG gTCCACTTGGGAGTCGTGCAGCAAAAGCAATCGGATTCATTGATAAGATGATAAACTACTCTCTAGCAAATGCACCTCTACAAAAAGAATTATCTGCAG AGGAGGTGGGGAATGCAGCTGCCTTCTTGGTATCTCCTTTAGCTTCTGCCATAACTGGTTCTGTTATCTATGTTGACAATGGTTTGAACGCCATGGGAGTGGGACTCGACAGCCCAATACTTGATGGACTTTGA